The following are from one region of the Paenalkalicoccus suaedae genome:
- a CDS encoding dihydroorotase, which produces MKTKIVNGSVYYKGMLQELELLLKDGVIEKIAPLIEESADTIIDAGGLLVSPGLVDIHVHLREPGGEAKETIKTGTRSAARGGFTSICAMPNTRPVPDSKEKVEELYAKIEQDALVHVYPYGAITKNQVGKDLVPFEDLDVFAFTDDGVGVKDAGVMYEAMKRAANEQKAIVAHCEDLTLVNGGAMHDGERAKELGIKGITSMSESVHVARDILLAEAAGVHYHVCHVSTKESVRVIRDAKRAGINVTAEVSPHHLLLNENDVINDANFKMNPPLRSKEDQEALVRGLLDGTLDCIATDHAPHTEDEKRQPFEEAPFGIVGLETAFPLLHTFFVETKQLDVTQLLDFLTKKPAEVFGLKAGVIEVGAVADLTLIDLNREETVRKEEFYSKGRNTPFDGYKLKGIPVTTIVRGEVVYSKEEALV; this is translated from the coding sequence ATGAAAACGAAAATCGTAAATGGATCCGTATATTATAAAGGGATGTTACAGGAGCTTGAGCTACTACTTAAAGATGGTGTCATTGAAAAAATCGCTCCATTGATCGAAGAGTCAGCAGACACGATCATTGATGCAGGAGGATTGCTTGTCTCACCAGGACTCGTTGACATACATGTCCATCTAAGAGAACCAGGTGGCGAAGCAAAAGAGACGATTAAAACGGGTACAAGATCTGCAGCCCGCGGAGGCTTTACATCCATTTGTGCGATGCCTAATACTCGTCCAGTGCCAGATTCAAAAGAAAAAGTAGAAGAGCTCTACGCAAAAATCGAGCAGGATGCACTTGTGCATGTATACCCATATGGAGCGATCACGAAAAACCAAGTTGGTAAAGACTTAGTACCTTTTGAAGATCTGGATGTGTTCGCCTTTACGGACGACGGTGTAGGTGTCAAGGATGCTGGAGTTATGTATGAAGCGATGAAAAGAGCAGCTAATGAACAAAAAGCAATCGTTGCTCACTGCGAGGACTTAACGCTTGTAAACGGCGGAGCCATGCATGACGGTGAGAGAGCAAAAGAGCTTGGCATAAAAGGGATTACCTCTATGTCAGAATCGGTACATGTTGCACGAGATATTCTGTTAGCAGAGGCTGCGGGTGTCCATTATCACGTATGTCATGTGAGTACGAAAGAGTCTGTCCGCGTCATTCGCGATGCGAAGCGAGCAGGTATTAACGTGACCGCCGAGGTATCGCCTCATCACCTACTTTTAAACGAGAACGATGTGATCAACGATGCAAACTTCAAGATGAATCCACCATTGCGCTCAAAAGAGGATCAAGAGGCACTCGTCAGAGGCTTACTGGATGGCACGTTAGACTGTATAGCAACGGACCACGCCCCTCATACGGAAGACGAGAAGCGTCAGCCGTTTGAAGAAGCACCTTTTGGGATTGTTGGTTTGGAGACAGCATTCCCGCTACTCCATACCTTCTTTGTAGAAACAAAGCAGCTTGATGTCACACAGCTACTCGATTTTCTCACGAAAAAGCCTGCAGAAGTGTTTGGATTAAAGGCGGGAGTCATTGAGGTAGGAGCAGTGGCGGACCTCACGTTGATTGATCTAAATCGTGAAGAGACAGTGAGAAAAGAGGAATTTTACTCAAAGGGACGTAATACGCCATTTGACGGCTACAAGCTTAAAGGAATTCCAGTCACAACGATCGTACGCGGAGAAGTTGTGTACAGCAAAGAGGAGGCGCTCGTATGA